The Deltaproteobacteria bacterium genome includes a region encoding these proteins:
- a CDS encoding 50S ribosomal protein L10, with protein sequence MGLDRATKEGIVAEFHGKLEGAQLVVRLGFTGLTVGQINTIRREIEKVDGTYLVVVKNTLAKIAAAETSSAPLFQKLSGPNAFLVCDEELVGPAKVLAKFAKDFEKFQILGGVLSGKVISADQVKALATMPTKNELRAQLLAVFKAPHSKFVQVLAAVPRSFLNVLNARRDKVAEAA encoded by the coding sequence TTGGGTTTGGATCGCGCAACAAAGGAAGGCATCGTCGCTGAGTTTCACGGGAAGCTCGAAGGTGCGCAGCTCGTCGTTCGGCTGGGTTTTACCGGCCTGACGGTGGGCCAGATCAACACCATCCGCCGGGAGATCGAGAAGGTCGACGGCACGTATCTCGTCGTGGTGAAAAACACCCTGGCGAAGATCGCGGCCGCCGAAACCTCGTCGGCTCCCCTGTTCCAGAAGCTGTCCGGACCCAACGCGTTTCTCGTCTGCGACGAAGAACTGGTGGGACCGGCCAAGGTGCTCGCGAAGTTCGCGAAGGACTTCGAGAAGTTCCAGATTCTGGGCGGCGTTCTGAGCGGCAAGGTCATCAGCGCCGACCAGGTGAAGGCGCTCGCCACCATGCCGACCAAGAACGAACTGCGCGCGCAGCTGCTGGCGGTGTTCAAAGCCCCGCACAGCAAGTTCGTGCAGGTCCTGGCCGCCGTGCCCCGGAGCTTTCTCAACGTTCTCAACGCACGCAGGGACAAGGTGGCCGAGGCCGCGTAA